One region of Candidatus Peribacteraceae bacterium genomic DNA includes:
- a CDS encoding ABC transporter ATP-binding protein produces the protein MANPSRERSNVARIFQLMRWMHIHPAYMALPIALAIGSALFEGVGMGLLIPLLNGFLQKSFSFITEAPYIGPVMHLLPAFILENDRLLFGVLLAGFIVIQVLKNAFRYLSIISVAYFSERVQHHLRKVLFTRYLSFGKLFFDTTNIGHHNTLLLDFSRRALLPLTMADRYINSIFSLTAYFVMMLAISWKMTIFAVPLFFLLHIIVRGMIMSIRSLSRAIAQRGSELGKKSVEILSTIALVKSYRTEREEQGQYTRISDDMARMNYRASVFHALILPLQETITLLVAAGVFVGALAFFGRDQIASGSALVVYFYIVVNAASKFGGLSGFRGTLAASSGPLDEVFKIFDEEGKYFVKGGDKKFIGLKDSIVCRRLTFSYGEGREVLQDVSLTFERGKMTAVVGPTGSGKSTLISLLMRFYDCPPGSILIDGEDLRSFTLDSYLARVALVSQETLLLHDSLRNNITYGLENVPEEALQDAVRRARLLQFIELLPQGLETPIGDRGVKLSGGEKQRVSIARALLKGADILILDEATSSLDSQTEKLIQEAIDEAVQGRTSIVIAHRLSTIRNADKIVVIKDSRLVEEGALQELLEKQGAFHELWEQQKF, from the coding sequence ATGGCTAACCCCTCGAGGGAACGTTCGAACGTGGCGCGGATTTTCCAGCTCATGCGGTGGATGCACATCCACCCGGCTTACATGGCCCTTCCGATAGCCCTGGCCATAGGGTCCGCCCTGTTCGAAGGGGTAGGGATGGGGCTCCTCATTCCCCTCCTCAACGGGTTCCTCCAGAAGAGCTTCTCCTTCATCACCGAAGCGCCGTACATCGGGCCGGTCATGCACCTTCTCCCGGCGTTTATCCTGGAGAACGACCGCCTCCTCTTCGGCGTGCTCCTCGCGGGCTTCATCGTCATCCAGGTCCTCAAGAACGCGTTCCGGTACCTCTCCATTATCAGCGTCGCCTACTTCTCGGAGCGGGTGCAGCACCACCTGCGCAAGGTGCTCTTCACGCGGTACCTGAGCTTCGGAAAGCTTTTCTTCGACACCACCAACATCGGCCACCACAACACGCTGCTTTTGGATTTCTCCCGCCGCGCCCTGCTGCCGCTCACGATGGCGGACCGCTACATCAACTCCATCTTTTCGCTCACGGCCTACTTCGTGATGATGCTGGCCATCTCCTGGAAGATGACAATCTTCGCAGTGCCGCTCTTCTTCCTGTTGCACATCATCGTGCGGGGAATGATCATGAGCATCCGGTCCCTTTCCCGCGCCATTGCGCAGCGCGGGTCGGAACTGGGTAAGAAGTCGGTGGAGATCCTTTCCACCATAGCCCTCGTCAAATCCTACCGCACGGAGCGCGAGGAGCAGGGGCAGTACACGCGGATCAGCGATGACATGGCGCGCATGAATTACCGGGCGTCGGTTTTCCATGCGCTCATCCTCCCGCTCCAGGAGACCATCACGCTCCTCGTGGCGGCCGGGGTCTTTGTGGGCGCACTCGCGTTCTTTGGCCGCGACCAGATCGCCTCGGGTTCCGCGCTGGTCGTGTACTTCTACATCGTCGTGAACGCGGCGAGCAAGTTCGGGGGCCTCTCGGGGTTCCGCGGCACACTCGCAGCCTCTTCCGGGCCTCTCGATGAGGTCTTCAAGATTTTCGATGAGGAGGGGAAGTACTTCGTGAAGGGGGGCGATAAGAAGTTCATCGGACTCAAGGATTCCATCGTCTGCCGCCGCCTGACGTTCTCGTACGGGGAAGGGCGGGAGGTGCTGCAGGACGTTTCCCTTACGTTCGAGCGGGGCAAGATGACGGCCGTTGTGGGGCCGACGGGCTCGGGCAAGAGCACGCTCATCAGCCTTCTCATGCGGTTCTACGATTGCCCGCCGGGATCCATTCTCATCGACGGCGAGGACCTCCGCAGCTTTACGCTCGATTCCTACCTTGCCCGTGTCGCCCTCGTGAGCCAAGAGACGCTTCTCCTGCACGATTCGCTTCGCAACAATATCACGTACGGGCTGGAGAATGTGCCGGAGGAGGCGTTGCAGGACGCCGTACGGCGCGCGCGCCTCTTACAGTTCATCGAACTGTTACCGCAAGGGCTGGAAACGCCCATCGGGGACCGCGGGGTCAAACTGAGCGGCGGCGAAAAACAGCGCGTCTCCATCGCCCGTGCGCTCCTCAAGGGAGCGGATATCCTCATCCTCGACGAGGCGACGAGCTCCCTCGACAGCCAGACGGAGAAGCTCATCCAGGAAGCGATAGACGAGGCGGTACAGGGACGTACCTCCATCGTCATCGCGCACCGGCTCTCCACCATCCGTAACGCAGACAAGATCGTGGTGATCAAGGACAGCCGCCTCGTGGAGGAAGGGGCGCTCCAGGAACTCCTCGAGAAGCAGGGCGCCTTCCACGAGCTGTGGGAGCAGCAGAAGTTCTAA
- a CDS encoding class I SAM-dependent methyltransferase, giving the protein MPTNNTLQKFYNCVYKKGERTHYTQFRLQKGDMPEEFRAVLGLLPWEGKEVLDAGCGTGDMCALIAAAGAAHVTGIDYAESAITEAKKKYGETGAIFLQKSIDEMEGEFDAVISLGTLEHMDDPLRTLRHLKGLLKPGGSLIVTCPNWLNLRGYVLQTLWHLFRAPITLADLHYLTPGDFEEWGKQLGMRLEWSTVDSDWGQGKKMVEDFKRRLPNVARDAHMAVTQEQIDGFIRWLEQRALPFQKEEKQSGAVGVYHFRMI; this is encoded by the coding sequence ATGCCAACCAACAATACGCTCCAGAAGTTTTACAACTGCGTCTATAAGAAAGGGGAGAGGACGCACTACACCCAGTTCCGCCTGCAAAAAGGGGACATGCCGGAGGAGTTCAGGGCGGTTCTCGGACTCCTGCCATGGGAAGGGAAGGAGGTGCTGGACGCGGGTTGCGGCACGGGGGACATGTGCGCCCTCATCGCCGCTGCGGGGGCTGCGCACGTAACGGGCATCGACTATGCCGAAAGCGCCATCACGGAAGCAAAGAAAAAGTACGGAGAGACAGGGGCCATCTTCCTGCAGAAATCCATCGATGAGATGGAAGGGGAATTCGATGCAGTGATCTCCCTGGGGACACTGGAACACATGGATGACCCCCTCAGGACCCTGCGGCACCTCAAAGGATTACTGAAACCGGGAGGATCGCTCATCGTCACATGCCCCAACTGGCTCAACCTGCGCGGTTACGTTCTTCAGACGCTCTGGCACCTTTTCCGCGCCCCCATCACGCTCGCGGATTTGCACTACCTCACGCCGGGCGATTTTGAGGAATGGGGAAAACAATTGGGCATGCGGCTGGAATGGTCCACAGTGGATAGCGACTGGGGCCAGGGGAAGAAAATGGTGGAGGACTTCAAACGAAGACTCCCCAACGTTGCGCGGGACGCCCACATGGCCGTGACGCAGGAACAGATCGACGGGTTTATCAGGTGGCTGGAGCAACGTGCCCTCCCATTCCAAAAAGAGGAAAAGCAAAGCGGCGCGGTGGGCGTGTACCACTTCCGGATGATTTAG
- a CDS encoding N-acetylneuraminate synthase family protein, whose product MATPFDGLFIFEMANNHQGDPEHGKRIIDAMADITKRHGIRGAIKFQFRHLDTFIHKDFRTRKDAKHIGRFLATRLTEKQFSSLAAHARKRKLLVIATPFDEASVQQCLALDVDVIKVASCSALDWPLLERIAAAKKPVIVSTAGVQFADMDKIVSFFEHHSLPFALMHCVGMYPAPDRLLNLAVIPRLLRRYPGVPIGYSGHEAPDDVLPAVTAVGAGAGFLERHVGIGTLNAYSMDPTQTERWVEAACRARTARGVSDKPVHRDEQSSLRSLMRGTYAKRPIRKGQVIRREDVSFAMPLQEGQLSSGSFGSYRSTYAASRNYAAGKPIMEEKHADQALFARELVHEARGMLSEAGIPIGSDGAIELSHHLGLERIREVGAVIITNVNREYCKKLIVMVPGQRHPRHSHERKEETFALLWGDLTVELDGETLRLRPGDYVLVKRNSVHSFSTENGAIFEEISTTHYQGDSFYEDPGIRSLDPMQRKTLIMGDE is encoded by the coding sequence ATGGCGACACCCTTTGACGGTCTCTTCATCTTCGAAATGGCGAACAACCACCAGGGCGATCCCGAACACGGGAAGCGCATTATTGATGCCATGGCGGACATCACGAAGCGGCACGGCATCCGGGGGGCGATCAAATTCCAGTTCCGCCACCTCGATACCTTCATCCATAAGGATTTCCGCACGCGGAAGGATGCCAAGCACATCGGGCGCTTCCTCGCCACGCGGCTCACCGAAAAGCAATTCTCCAGCCTGGCCGCGCACGCCCGCAAGCGGAAACTGCTCGTCATCGCCACGCCGTTCGACGAGGCGTCCGTGCAGCAGTGCCTTGCCCTGGATGTGGATGTCATCAAAGTGGCCAGTTGCAGTGCCCTGGATTGGCCCCTCCTGGAGAGGATCGCGGCTGCGAAGAAGCCGGTCATCGTGTCCACGGCCGGCGTGCAGTTTGCGGACATGGACAAGATCGTCAGTTTCTTCGAACACCATTCCCTTCCCTTCGCCCTCATGCACTGCGTCGGGATGTATCCCGCGCCGGACCGCCTGCTCAATCTCGCGGTCATTCCCCGGCTCCTCCGGCGATACCCGGGCGTCCCCATCGGGTATTCCGGACACGAGGCTCCCGACGACGTCCTCCCCGCCGTCACCGCCGTCGGCGCAGGGGCGGGCTTCCTGGAACGCCATGTCGGTATAGGGACGCTCAATGCTTACTCGATGGATCCCACGCAGACGGAACGCTGGGTGGAAGCTGCCTGCCGCGCCCGTACGGCCCGCGGCGTTTCCGACAAGCCTGTCCACCGCGACGAGCAGTCCTCCCTCCGGTCCCTCATGCGGGGGACGTACGCCAAACGTCCCATCCGGAAGGGGCAGGTAATCCGCAGGGAAGACGTGTCCTTCGCCATGCCGCTGCAGGAAGGCCAGCTCTCCAGCGGGTCGTTCGGCAGCTACCGTTCCACATACGCGGCGTCGCGGAACTACGCGGCGGGGAAGCCTATCATGGAGGAGAAGCATGCCGACCAGGCGCTCTTTGCGCGGGAACTCGTGCACGAGGCGCGGGGCATGCTCAGCGAGGCAGGTATCCCCATCGGGAGCGATGGGGCCATCGAGCTCTCCCACCACCTGGGCCTGGAACGCATACGGGAAGTGGGAGCAGTCATCATCACCAACGTGAACCGCGAGTATTGCAAGAAGCTCATCGTCATGGTGCCCGGACAACGCCATCCCCGACACAGCCACGAGCGCAAGGAGGAGACATTCGCGCTCCTGTGGGGCGACCTGACCGTAGAGCTCGATGGCGAGACGCTGCGGCTGCGACCGGGCGACTACGTCCTGGTAAAGCGCAATTCCGTGCACAGTTTCTCCACGGAGAACGGCGCCATTTTCGAGGAGATCTCCACGACGCACTACCAGGGTGATTCTTTCTACGAGGATCCGGGCATCCGGTCGCTCGATCCCATGCAGCGCAAGACCCTCATCATGGGCGACGAGTGA
- a CDS encoding methyltransferase domain-containing protein — protein MFGSFFALRKQYPYLSFRGFFGWCQYLILFMSPSMAFRTMSIVPHVRHAYGLRSKQEFQDRYEASRIGFEEAWKSRPRETRADVEHFYLEHDKDIWRQAALSDGAYNFKKKILRAYHLIQAERLPKDSPILDYGGGAGVLVHYLARKGWTAVDIADIPSKTIQFVEQEMSGLLRRVIVADGSATLPQGHYAVISCLDVLEHAFEPLTIARNLLEALRPGGLLILSFPKETDFSTTHIRKAQDERDAVFALLNGSCDVLVPGHVFRKRG, from the coding sequence ATGTTCGGAAGCTTCTTCGCGCTGCGGAAACAGTATCCCTACCTGTCCTTCAGGGGGTTCTTCGGATGGTGCCAGTACCTTATCCTCTTCATGTCCCCGTCCATGGCGTTCCGCACGATGAGCATCGTGCCGCACGTGCGGCACGCGTACGGACTTCGTTCCAAGCAAGAGTTCCAGGATCGGTACGAGGCGTCGCGCATCGGGTTTGAGGAGGCGTGGAAGTCGAGGCCGCGAGAGACGCGTGCGGACGTGGAGCACTTCTACCTGGAGCACGACAAGGACATCTGGCGACAGGCTGCCCTCAGCGACGGAGCGTACAATTTCAAGAAAAAAATCCTGCGGGCGTACCACCTCATCCAGGCGGAACGCCTCCCCAAAGACAGTCCCATCCTGGATTACGGCGGAGGCGCAGGAGTCCTTGTGCACTACCTGGCGCGCAAAGGATGGACGGCCGTAGACATTGCGGACATTCCTTCCAAAACCATCCAATTCGTCGAACAGGAAATGTCCGGCCTGCTCCGGCGCGTGATTGTCGCGGACGGATCAGCCACCCTCCCGCAGGGGCACTATGCGGTGATCTCCTGCCTGGACGTGCTCGAGCATGCGTTCGAGCCGCTCACCATCGCGCGGAATCTCCTCGAGGCGCTGCGGCCGGGCGGGCTCCTCATCCTTTCCTTCCCCAAGGAGACGGACTTCTCCACCACGCACATCAGGAAGGCGCAGGACGAACGCGACGCAGTCTTCGCGCTCCTCAACGGGTCGTGTGATGTCCTCGTGCCGGGGCACGTGTTCCGGAAGCGCGGTTAG
- the pseI gene encoding pseudaminic acid synthase: MNGTIAIGGRVIGKGQPACIVAEMSGNHGGSKGRAMEIIARMKEAGADAVKFQTYTPDTITIDCNNPFFTDCLRGTVWEGRTLHDLYAEASMPWEWQPELKAYAESLGMQCFSTAFDATSVDFLERMNVPAYKIASFELVHLPLIRRIAATGKPLILSTGMATREEIAEAIAAAREAGATEIALLKCTSAYPARIEDANLRTIPAMAEEFRLPVGVSDHSLGNAVPVAAVTLGACIVEKHFTLDRKRDAGPDSSFSLEPLEYRVMVDAVRAAERDPPSAPIEEQALGYVRYGPTESDRKSLVFRPSLFVVEDVEAGETFTERNVRIIRPGYGLPPMNLERILGRKARNAVTRGTPLSEELLEAR, encoded by the coding sequence ATGAACGGAACGATCGCCATCGGCGGCCGGGTGATAGGGAAGGGGCAGCCCGCCTGCATCGTCGCGGAGATGTCCGGCAACCATGGGGGGAGCAAGGGGAGGGCGATGGAGATCATCGCCCGCATGAAGGAGGCGGGGGCGGATGCGGTCAAGTTCCAGACCTACACCCCCGACACCATCACCATTGATTGCAATAATCCTTTCTTTACGGACTGCCTCCGAGGAACCGTGTGGGAAGGGCGGACCCTCCACGACCTCTACGCGGAAGCCTCCATGCCATGGGAGTGGCAACCGGAGCTTAAGGCGTATGCAGAGAGCCTAGGAATGCAGTGCTTCTCCACGGCGTTCGACGCGACCTCCGTGGACTTTCTGGAACGGATGAATGTTCCAGCGTACAAGATTGCGTCCTTCGAGCTGGTCCATCTGCCCCTCATTCGACGCATCGCGGCAACGGGGAAGCCCCTCATTCTCTCCACTGGCATGGCGACGCGGGAGGAGATTGCAGAGGCAATTGCAGCGGCACGAGAAGCGGGTGCAACGGAAATTGCGCTGCTCAAGTGCACCAGCGCGTACCCGGCCAGGATAGAGGACGCAAACCTCCGCACCATACCCGCGATGGCCGAAGAATTCCGGTTGCCCGTGGGGGTATCGGACCATTCGCTCGGGAATGCAGTGCCCGTGGCGGCCGTCACACTAGGGGCCTGCATCGTGGAGAAGCACTTCACTCTCGACCGCAAGCGGGACGCGGGGCCGGACAGCTCCTTCTCCCTGGAACCACTGGAATATAGGGTGATGGTGGACGCGGTGCGCGCGGCAGAGCGGGACCCGCCTTCCGCGCCAATTGAGGAACAGGCGCTGGGGTACGTGCGCTACGGCCCCACGGAAAGTGACCGCAAGAGCCTCGTATTCCGCCCGTCACTGTTCGTCGTGGAGGACGTGGAGGCAGGCGAAACATTCACGGAACGGAATGTGCGTATCATCCGTCCCGGGTACGGCCTTCCGCCCATGAACCTGGAGCGCATCCTCGGCCGCAAAGCACGGAATGCTGTCACCCGCGGAACACCGCTGTCGGAGGAGTTGCTGGAAGCCAGATGA
- the pseG gene encoding UDP-2,4-diacetamido-2,4,6-trideoxy-beta-L-altropyranose hydrolase, with the protein MSPTFVFRVNANPSVGTGHLMRCLALAQAMKENGCSTAFVAADLTPALQGRLAEEKAEVIRLTAESYGEEDAHETAEHAKRLGAAWVVVDGYRFDGTYQDALKREGLRVLFVDDYGHAKSYAADAVLNQNVGAKSDLYTKRGESTALLLGTQYALLQRQFREPPRGERQTPDVASRLLVTLGGGDPANVTCKVVAALRGMKGLEPTVVVGGANPHAEEILSLCRESGMKCIINAPRMRELMEQADMAVSAGGTTSYELAYLGVPTLSIILADNQVAVAEGMAAAGCSVSLGWHDKITQEKLRTQVQSLAKDQQRRELMAETGRALVDGYGADRVLMHLLGNPLRLRRARPEDAKLLWKWANDPQTRSASFSTDSISWERHQAWFAERLRDPGTMLLLAFDKEDDPVGYVRFETKEETFLSIAVAPDRRGQRHGTHILREGLRSFFQGNPNATVHAYVKEGNEASAALFLKGGFTEHPLDARKEDPRRHFTAQRGTLGA; encoded by the coding sequence ATGTCTCCGACGTTCGTCTTCCGCGTGAACGCCAATCCGTCCGTCGGGACGGGGCACTTGATGCGGTGCCTTGCCCTTGCACAGGCAATGAAGGAGAACGGCTGTTCCACGGCCTTCGTGGCCGCAGACCTTACGCCCGCGCTCCAAGGACGGCTGGCGGAGGAGAAGGCAGAGGTGATCCGGCTTACCGCAGAGTCCTACGGGGAAGAGGACGCCCACGAAACGGCGGAGCACGCGAAGCGCCTGGGTGCCGCCTGGGTGGTTGTGGACGGCTACCGCTTCGACGGCACTTACCAGGATGCTTTGAAGCGCGAAGGGCTCCGTGTCCTGTTCGTGGATGACTACGGCCATGCGAAGAGTTACGCCGCCGACGCCGTCCTCAACCAGAACGTCGGAGCGAAGTCGGACCTCTATACAAAGCGAGGTGAATCTACGGCGCTCCTCCTTGGTACGCAATACGCGCTGCTCCAGCGGCAGTTCCGGGAACCGCCTCGTGGAGAGCGGCAAACTCCCGATGTTGCATCGCGCCTGCTCGTCACGCTGGGGGGCGGCGATCCTGCGAATGTGACCTGCAAAGTAGTGGCTGCGCTGCGCGGGATGAAAGGCCTTGAACCCACCGTCGTGGTCGGAGGCGCGAACCCGCACGCGGAGGAAATCCTCTCCCTGTGCCGTGAATCCGGGATGAAATGCATCATCAATGCCCCTCGGATGCGTGAGTTGATGGAACAAGCGGACATGGCTGTCTCCGCAGGAGGAACAACGAGCTATGAACTCGCGTACCTGGGCGTCCCTACACTCAGCATCATCCTCGCGGATAACCAGGTGGCCGTTGCGGAGGGAATGGCCGCGGCCGGGTGCAGCGTCAGCCTGGGATGGCATGACAAGATCACCCAAGAGAAGTTACGGACACAGGTTCAGTCCCTGGCGAAGGATCAACAACGCCGTGAGCTCATGGCGGAAACAGGACGGGCGCTCGTGGACGGCTACGGCGCGGACCGCGTGCTGATGCATCTCCTCGGGAACCCCTTGCGCCTGCGCCGCGCACGGCCGGAGGACGCAAAGCTCCTCTGGAAATGGGCGAACGATCCCCAGACACGTTCCGCTTCGTTCTCCACGGACTCCATCTCCTGGGAACGACATCAGGCATGGTTCGCGGAACGCCTGCGGGATCCGGGAACAATGCTGCTGCTGGCATTCGACAAGGAGGATGATCCCGTTGGGTACGTCCGTTTCGAAACGAAGGAAGAAACATTCCTCTCCATCGCCGTCGCGCCGGATCGAAGGGGGCAACGGCACGGCACGCATATCCTCAGGGAAGGATTACGGTCTTTCTTCCAGGGGAATCCGAATGCGACTGTCCATGCCTACGTGAAGGAAGGGAATGAGGCTTCTGCCGCCTTGTTCCTAAAAGGAGGATTCACCGAGCATCCACTGGATGCACGAAAAGAGGATCCCCGACGGCACTTTACGGCACAACGCGGTACACTGGGCGCATGA
- a CDS encoding DUF4910 domain-containing protein, producing the protein MPANPDFDMMQCIEDLWFQRRDLVSDGFDASLDYLGKLIPLEIHAVPSGTQCWTWTVPEKWSVGEAYIEEAGSGRRVLDVADHPLHVVSYSLPVDKELPREELLRHIITNPARPHAIPFGYKYYERDWGFCLQHDRLGEFTKDRYRAVIRSSFEKGTLKVGCCTIPGETEETVALIAHLCHPAMVNDDLCGVAVGAKLAQELAQRKNRYTYKIFFLPETIGSIAYLSTHEEIIPRVSYGIFLEMLGNDNIHALQLTRQGNTRWDRIARYVLRRKGTEFREGPFRMVVGNDEMVWNGPGVDIPTISISRFPYPEYHTSDDTPAIISAERLRESKELVMTMLHILDNDYVPTRTFKGPVFLSGYGLWVKLEENRELNRKMEQVMLRLEGRCSVFDIADELDLDFDYLLGYLDTYYRNGLITKRQLNTKKCGT; encoded by the coding sequence TTGCCCGCAAACCCTGATTTCGACATGATGCAGTGCATCGAAGACCTCTGGTTCCAGCGCCGGGACCTCGTCTCCGATGGTTTCGACGCTTCGCTCGACTACCTGGGGAAACTCATCCCCCTGGAGATCCACGCCGTGCCCTCCGGGACACAGTGCTGGACCTGGACCGTCCCCGAGAAGTGGAGCGTGGGCGAGGCATACATCGAGGAGGCGGGGAGCGGACGACGCGTACTGGATGTTGCGGATCATCCCCTCCACGTGGTCTCCTACTCCCTGCCCGTGGACAAGGAGCTCCCGAGGGAAGAACTGCTCCGGCACATCATTACCAATCCCGCGCGGCCTCATGCCATCCCGTTCGGCTACAAGTACTACGAGCGGGATTGGGGATTCTGCCTGCAGCACGACCGGTTAGGGGAATTCACGAAGGACCGGTACCGGGCGGTCATACGCTCCTCGTTTGAGAAGGGAACACTCAAAGTCGGCTGCTGTACTATTCCGGGAGAGACGGAAGAGACGGTCGCGCTCATCGCACACCTCTGCCATCCGGCCATGGTGAATGACGACTTGTGCGGCGTGGCGGTGGGTGCCAAGCTCGCGCAGGAGTTGGCGCAGCGCAAGAACCGCTACACCTACAAGATATTCTTCCTTCCGGAAACCATCGGTTCCATCGCCTACCTCAGCACGCACGAGGAAATCATCCCGCGCGTCTCCTACGGCATCTTCCTCGAGATGCTGGGGAACGACAACATCCACGCGCTGCAGCTGACACGGCAGGGCAATACGCGATGGGACCGCATCGCGCGTTACGTGCTGCGGAGGAAGGGCACCGAGTTCCGGGAGGGACCGTTCCGCATGGTCGTAGGGAACGACGAGATGGTCTGGAACGGCCCGGGTGTGGACATCCCTACCATTTCCATCAGCAGGTTCCCCTACCCCGAATACCATACAAGTGATGACACACCGGCCATCATTTCCGCCGAGAGGCTGCGGGAATCCAAGGAACTGGTTATGACGATGTTGCACATCCTCGACAATGATTACGTGCCGACACGGACCTTCAAGGGGCCGGTGTTCCTCTCCGGTTACGGCCTCTGGGTCAAGCTGGAGGAAAACCGCGAACTCAACCGGAAAATGGAGCAGGTGATGCTGCGCCTGGAAGGCCGCTGCAGCGTCTTCGACATCGCCGATGAACTTGATCTCGATTTCGACTACCTCCTCGGGTACCTAGATACCTACTACCGCAACGGCCTGATCACGAAGAGACAACTAAACACAAAGAAGTGTGGAACATAA
- a CDS encoding class I SAM-dependent methyltransferase: MADIRDDAYCKKYFGARKDTIERLKNLYGAAYFEERKDESGRKRDAMQDQEMGRLRQFVDMTRGGNALDMGCGTGGFLERLGPTWKKYGIEVSDVAREAAERRDVVTDFELKDGFFDLIIFRGTIQHIPDPIARIGECFYWLKPGGVIAFLATPNTNSLCYRLFGSLPMIRSDLNFLLPSDVMLRQILENFGFEMLGFAYPYRGTPYARPALDLASFLLKLLGIGGKGVHFAFYRNSLECFARKP, from the coding sequence ATGGCAGACATCCGGGACGATGCGTACTGCAAGAAGTATTTCGGCGCGAGGAAAGATACGATCGAACGGTTGAAGAACCTCTACGGCGCTGCGTACTTTGAGGAAAGGAAAGACGAGAGCGGGAGGAAGCGCGACGCAATGCAGGATCAGGAAATGGGGAGACTGCGGCAGTTCGTGGATATGACCCGCGGCGGCAACGCACTGGATATGGGATGCGGCACGGGCGGTTTCCTCGAGCGCCTGGGGCCCACGTGGAAGAAGTACGGAATCGAGGTTTCGGATGTGGCGCGGGAAGCTGCGGAGCGCAGGGACGTGGTGACGGACTTCGAGCTTAAGGACGGCTTCTTCGACCTCATTATCTTCCGGGGGACCATCCAGCACATCCCGGATCCCATCGCGCGGATAGGAGAATGCTTCTACTGGCTCAAGCCGGGAGGAGTCATCGCCTTCCTCGCTACGCCCAACACGAACAGCCTGTGCTACCGGCTCTTCGGGTCCCTCCCCATGATCCGCAGTGACCTCAATTTCCTGCTCCCTTCCGATGTGATGCTTCGGCAAATCCTTGAGAACTTCGGTTTCGAGATGCTCGGCTTCGCCTACCCGTACCGTGGGACGCCGTATGCCCGTCCCGCGCTCGACCTCGCATCCTTCCTCCTCAAGCTGCTAGGAATCGGTGGAAAGGGAGTACACTTCGCATTTTACCGCAATTCCCTCGAGTGCTTTGCCCGCAAACCCTGA
- a CDS encoding SDR family oxidoreductase, whose product MNGLSGSTAIVTGATGLIGTAVVRRLLQEGATIIATSRSSKDAEEWASREKMEKKDNLKLQELDLASEDSITAFIKGIGSEEQPTVLIGCARSREGLQTGPDGFTFEDLHRLIDADVTGHASLARKLVKGLQKTQAASFVFLSSIYAVAGVDLSLYPEGMRPSPPHYAAAKAALLALVRCLAAEWGGRNVRVNAIVAGGVRSAARQSEEFVQRFTERTMLGRMASPEEIASAAAFLASEDASYVTGSCMVVDGGFTAW is encoded by the coding sequence ATGAACGGACTCAGCGGTAGCACCGCCATCGTTACGGGAGCCACGGGGCTCATCGGCACGGCCGTGGTGCGCCGCCTGCTGCAAGAAGGCGCCACGATCATCGCCACTTCCCGGTCTTCCAAGGACGCGGAGGAGTGGGCGTCGCGGGAGAAGATGGAAAAAAAGGATAACCTGAAGCTCCAGGAACTGGATTTGGCGTCGGAAGACTCCATTACCGCTTTCATCAAAGGCATCGGTAGTGAAGAGCAACCAACGGTCCTCATCGGTTGCGCCCGGTCGCGCGAGGGACTCCAGACCGGACCGGATGGATTCACCTTTGAAGACCTGCACCGGCTCATCGATGCCGACGTCACTGGACACGCATCGCTAGCGCGAAAACTGGTGAAGGGCCTCCAGAAGACGCAGGCGGCCAGCTTCGTCTTCCTCTCCTCCATCTACGCCGTCGCCGGCGTGGATCTCTCGCTCTACCCGGAGGGCATGCGCCCTTCGCCGCCGCACTACGCAGCTGCGAAGGCAGCGCTTCTGGCCCTCGTCCGATGCCTCGCAGCGGAATGGGGCGGCCGTAACGTCCGCGTGAACGCGATAGTCGCGGGCGGCGTGCGGTCCGCAGCGCGGCAGTCCGAGGAATTCGTCCAGCGATTCACGGAGCGGACGATGCTTGGGCGCATGGCGTCGCCGGAGGAGATCGCTTCGGCCGCGGCCTTCTTGGCATCCGAAGACGCCTCATACGTCACGGGGTCGTGCATGGTCGTGGATGGGGGGTTCACCGCGTGGTGA